In one Rhizobium leguminosarum genomic region, the following are encoded:
- a CDS encoding nucleoside 2-deoxyribosyltransferase: MTKKVYLAGPEVFLPNAREMLDRKAALAREAGLLPLSPGDLEIPHTNSKRERAAAINAVDEKMMMEADAIIANLTPFRGIAADTGTAFELGFMCASGKPVFAYTNVARDHSGRVSDLYGGAVAYDAEGRLRDPNGVAVEDFGLADNLMLHAGIERRGGVLIVGDAPRDALYTDLAAFKTCLAIAVEKLR, encoded by the coding sequence ATGACAAAAAAAGTTTATCTGGCCGGTCCTGAAGTCTTCCTTCCAAACGCCCGTGAAATGCTCGACCGGAAGGCAGCGCTTGCCCGCGAGGCGGGACTTCTCCCGCTCTCGCCCGGTGATCTGGAAATCCCTCACACGAACTCGAAGCGCGAGCGCGCAGCCGCGATAAACGCGGTCGACGAAAAGATGATGATGGAGGCTGACGCCATCATAGCCAATCTGACGCCCTTTCGTGGCATTGCCGCCGATACCGGGACGGCCTTCGAGCTCGGCTTCATGTGCGCAAGTGGTAAGCCGGTATTCGCCTACACGAATGTGGCCCGGGATCACAGCGGACGCGTGAGCGATCTTTATGGTGGGGCCGTCGCCTATGATGCCGAAGGTCGACTGCGAGACCCGAACGGCGTTGCGGTCGAGGATTTCGGCCTGGCCGACAATCTGATGCTGCATGCGGGTATCGAGCGGCGCGGCGGCGTCCTCATCGTTGGTGACGCGCCTCGGGATGCACTCTATACCGACCTTGCCGCGTTCAAGACGTGTCTCGCCATCGCCGTTGAGAAGCTGCGCTAA